A region from the Fusarium graminearum PH-1 chromosome 4, whole genome shotgun sequence genome encodes:
- a CDS encoding translation initiation factor RLI1 gives MPDKLTRIAIVNSDKCRPRKCRQECKKSCPVVRSGKLCIEVQPESKLAFISESLCIGCGICPKRCPFDAINIINLPTNLENQVTHRYGPNSFKLHRLPMPRPGQVLGLVGTNGIGKSTALKILSGKLKPNLGRHDNPPDWEEVIKHFRGSELQNYFTKLLEDDLKAVVKPQYVDQIPRAVRGPNKSVRYLIESRATLGNMEEMANVLELNHIMDRDINLLSGGELQRFAIGTVAVQQADVYMFDEPSSYLDVKQRLSAALVIRSLLRDNDYVIVVEHDLSVLDYLSDYICVLYGRPAVYGVVTLPYSVREGINIFLDGHIPTENLRFRDESLTFRIAETTDEFQIDKSRAFTYPKMEKTLGNFKLNIDAGDFTDSEIIVMMGENGTGKTTFCRLMAGALKPDSNKSVPEMRISMKPQTITPKFDGTVRQLFFKKIKQSFLSPQFQTDVVKPLKLDDFIDQEVKNLSGGELQRVAIVLALGIPADIYLIDEPSAYLDSEQRIIASRVIKRFIMHSKKTAFIVEHDFIMATYLADRVIVFDGQPGIDAHANKPESLLTGCNTFLKNLNVTFRRDPTNYRPRINKNGSQLDQEQKMSGNYFFLEENPESS, from the exons ATGCCCGACAAACTCACACG TATCGCCATTGTGAACAGCGACAAG TGTCGCCCGCGAAAATGTCGTCAAGAGTGCAAAAAGTCGTGCCCCGTCGTGCGTAGCGGAAAGCTCTGTATCGAAGTACAGCCCGAATCGAAGCTGGCTTTTATCTCCGAGTCCCTCTGTATCGGTTGTGGTATTTGCCCAAAGCGCTGCCCGTTTGATGCGATCAATATTATCAACTTGCCCACCAACCTTGAGAACCAGGTCACCCACCGATATGGCCCCAACAGCTTCAAGTTGCATCGTCTTCCCATGCCCCGACCCGGTCAGGTGCTTGGACTTGTCGGTACCAACGGTATTGGAAAGAGTACTGCCCTCAAGATCCTGAGTGGAAAGCTCAAGCCTAACCTGGGCCGACACGACAACCCTCCTGACTGGGAGGAAGTTATCAAGCACTTCCGTGGTTCCGAGCTTCAGA ACTATTTCACTAAGCTCCTTGAGGATGACCTCAAGGCTGTGGTCAAGCCTCAGTATGTGGACCAGATCCCAAGGGCCGTTCGAGGCCCCAACAAGAGTGTCCGGTACCTCATCGAGAGCCGTGCTACGCTTGGCAACATGGAAGAGATGGCCAACGTCCTCGAGCTGAACCACATCATGGACCGTgacatcaacctcctctcTGGTGGTGAGCTCCAGCGTTTCGCTATTGGAACTGTCGCCGTTCAGCAGGCCGATGTTTACATGTTTGATGAGCCTTCCTCGTACCTCGATGTCAAGCAGCGTCTGAGTGCCGCTCTGGTCATCCGCTCTCTCCTCCGTGATAATGACTACGTCATCGTTGTCGAGCACGATCTGTCTGTCCTCGATTACCTCTCCGACTACATCTGTGTTCTTTACGGCAGGCCAGCCGTTTACGGTGTTGTCACACTACCCTACTCCGTTCGCGAGGgtatcaacatcttccttgACGGACACATCCCCACTGAGAACTTGCGATTCCGTGACGAGTCTTTGACTTTCAGAATTGCAGAGACCACCGACGAGTTTCAAATCGACAAGTCGCGTGCATTCACTTACcccaagatggagaagacccTGGGCAACTTCAAGCTTAACATTGACGCCGGTGACTTCACCGATTCCGAGAtcattgtcatgatgggTGAGAACGGTACTGGAAAGACAACATTCTGTCGTCTCATGGCCGGCGCCCTCAAGCCTGACAGCAATAAGAGCGTCCCCGAGATGCGAATCAGCATGAAACCCCAGACTATTACCCCCAAGTTTGACGGCACTGTTCGCCAGCTattcttcaagaagatcaagcagtCATTCTTGTCTCCCCAATTCCAGACTGATGTTGTCAAGCCCCTTAAACTTGATGACTTCATCGACCAGGAGGTAAAGAACCTGTCCGGTGGTGAATTGCAGCGtgttgccattgttcttgctcttggtattCCTGCTGATATCTACCTTATCGACGAGCCCTCTGCCTACCTCGATTCCGAGCAGCGTATCATCGCCTCGCGTGTTATCAAGCGATTCATCATGCACTCCAAGAAGACTGCTTTCATCGTCGAGCACGatttcatcatggctaccTACCTGGCTGACCGAGTCATTGTCTTTGACGGACAGCCCGGTATCGATGCTCACGCCAACAAGCCCGAGTCTCTTCTCACTGGCTGCAACACCTTCTTGAAGAACCTCAACGTCACTTTCCGTCGTGACCCTACCAACTACCGCCCCCGTATCAACAAGAACGGATCTCAGCTCGACCAAGAGCAGAAGATGAGCGGCAACTAC ttcttcttggaagaGAACCCTGAATCGAGCTAA
- a CDS encoding DNA replication licensing factor mcm7, producing the protein MALREFKAPVSYEKQQHAFQEFLTGFKTSPEQTITTALGNITIGEDDFEDDLMDEDGQDVNQGQQAKERRSPQYKYKNMLQQLSDRTIDEATIDLDDLSTWESQAFEGEESLRLVDSIEMNTKHYVEIFSRAVDEVVPPASADTTFKDDVLDVLMARRQARNRELDEAAERDPTAADDKFPAELTRRYTLVFKPRSGTSSQPAKALAVRQVRGDHLGHLITVRAIATRVSDVKPIVQVSAYTCDRCGCEIFQPITDKQYGPLTMCPSEDCKQNQAKGQLNPSSRASKFLPFQEVKVQEMAEQVPIGQIPRSLTVFCYGTLVRQINPGDVVDISGIFLPTPYTGFKAMKAGLLTDTYLEAHHVLQHKKAYSEMIVDPTLVRRIEKYRQTGQVYELLAKSIAPEIFGHLDVKKALLLLLIGGVTKEMGDGMKIRGDINICLMGDPGVAKSQLLKYISKVAPRGVYTSGRGSSGVGLTAAVMRDPVTDEMVLEGGALVLADNGICCIDEFDKMDETDRTAIHEVMEQQTISISKAGISTTLNARTSILAAANPVYGRYNPRISPVENINLPAALLSRFDILFLLLDTPTRETDEQLAKHVTFVHMNSRHPDIGTDNVVFSPHEVRSYIAQARTYRPVVPANVSEYMIKTYVRMRDQQQRAEKKGKQFTHTTPRTLLGVVRLAQALARLRFSNEVVQDDVDEALRLVEASKESLNNELDAGRRNMKPTDRIYNLVKNLAETGQCRPDDAADDEDLGIELSMSKVRDRVLARFTLDQWQDALHEHTSVLNVWQTTGNGARLVFVVVGGENQNDDDF; encoded by the exons ATGGCTCTCCGTGAGTTTAAGGCGCCTGTCAGCTATGAGAAGCAGCAAC ATGCCTTTCAGGAGTTTTTGACAGGATTCAAGACATCGCCCGAGCAAACAATCACAACTGCGCTGGGAAATATCACAATCGGAGAAGATGATTTCGAGGATGActtgatggatgaggatggacAGGACGTGaaccaaggccaacaagccaaggAGCGCCGTTCTCCCCAGTACAAGTACAAGAATATGCTGCAGCAACTTTCCGATCGAACAATCGATGAGGCGACAATAGATCTCGATGATCTATCAACA TGGGAGAGTCAAGCCTTCGAGGGTGAGGAGAGTCTCAGGCTTGTGGATTCCATTGAGATGAACACAAAGCACTACGTCGAAATTTTTTCCAGAGCAGTGGACGAAGTGGTACCTCCAGCAAGTGCAGATACAAC tttcaaggatgatgttcTCGACGTCTTGATGGCTCGACGACAAGCCCGCAACCGAGAGcttgatgaggctgctgaaCGTGACCCAACTGCTGCAGACGACAAGTTCCCTGCAGAACTCACCCGCAGATACACTCTGGTCTTCAAGCCTCGATCCGGCACCTCTAGCCAGCCTGCAAAGGCACTAGCAGTGCGGCAAGTACGCGGTGACCACTTGGGTCATCTGATCACCGTTCGCGCAATTGCTACTCGGGTCTCCGATGTCAAACCCATCGTGCAAGTCAGCGCATACACTTGTGACAGATGTGGTTGTGAAATCTTCCAGCCTATCACTGATAAGCAATATGGTCCCTTGACTATGTGTCCTTCAGAAGACTGTAAACAGAACCAGGCCAAGGGTCAACTCAACCCCTCTTCGAGAGCCTCCAAGTTCTTGCCTTTCCAGGAAGTCAAGGTCCAAGAAATGGCTGAGCAGGTTCCTATAGGTCAGATTCCTCGCAGTCTTACAGTTTTCTGCTACGGAACGCTTGTCAGACAGATCAACCctggtgatgttgttgatatttCAGGCATTTTCCTCCCCACTCCTTACACAGGATTCAAGGCCATGAAGGCCGGTCTACTCACCGACACTTATCTAGAGGCACACCACGTCCTTCAGCACAAGAAGGCTTACAGCGAAATGATCGTTGATCCTACGTTGGTCCGTCGTATCGAGAAGTACCGTCAGACCGGCCAGGTTTACGAACTTCTCGCCAAGTCGATTGCCCCCGAGATTTTTGGACATCTTGATGTCAAGAAAGCccttctgctgcttcttATCGGTGGTGTGACAAAGGAAATGGGAGACGGTATGAAAATCCGTGGtgacatcaacatctgcCTGATGGGTGACCCTGGTGTGGCCAAgtctcagcttctcaagtaTATTTCAAAGGTTGCCCCTCGTGGCGTCTACACATCTGGCCGTGGAAGCAGTGGTGTCGGTCTTACCGCTGCCGTAATGCGAGACCCCGTCACCGATGAAATGGTCCTTGAAGGCGgtgctcttgttctcgccGATAACGGAATCTGCTGTATCGATGAATtcgacaagatggacgagaCTGATCGTACCGCCATCCACGAAGTTATGGAACAGCAGaccatttccatctcaaaGGCCGGCATTTCTACCACCCTGAACGCCCGTACCTCCATTCTCGCTGCCGCTAACCCTGTCTACGGACGTTACAACCCTCGCATCTCTCCAgttgagaacatcaatcTACCTGCCGCACTCTTGTCCCGTTTCGATATCcttttcttgcttcttgataCCCCTACCCGCGAAACAGATGAGCAGCTTGCTAAGCACGTTACTTTTGTGCACATGAACAGTCGACACCCCGACATCGGCACTGATAACGTAGTTTTCAGCCCTCACGAGGTGCGGTCCTATATTGCCCAGGCCAGGACCTATCGACCTGTTGTCCCTGCGAATGTGTCAGAGTATATGATCAAGACATATGTGCGCATGcgagaccagcagcagcgtgctgagaagaagggcaagcaGTTCACTCATACCACACCCCGTACCCTCCTGGGTGTTGTCCGTTTGGCCCAGGCCCTGGCACGCCTACGATTCAGTAACGAGGTTGtccaagatgatgttgacgaggccCTTCGACTAGTCGAGGCTAGCAAGGAAAGTCTCAACAACGAACTCGATGCTGGGCGTCGCAACATGAAACCCACGGACAGGATCTATAACTTGGTCAAGAATCTGGCTGAAACTGGTCAATGCCGCCCTGACGACGCTGCGGATGATGAAGACCTGGGTATTGAGCTGAGCATGAGCAAGGTCAGGGACCGGGTCTTGGCCCGATTCACCCTTGACCAGTGGCAAGACGCCCTTCATGAACATACCTCAGTTTTGAAT GTTTGGCAAACCACTGGCAACGGTGCTAGACTGGTATTTGTGGTCGTTGGTGGCGAGAATCAAAACGACGATGACTTTTAA
- a CDS encoding regulator of ribosome biosynthesis: MSLPNSKPKLPVAVEKPTPYTFDLGHLLAEDPNPVTLDRENLEQSLAELARDGAQSLINQFLTTCPLSSTAEGVLLTLPAPSTRLPREKPVPQAKAPTKWERFAAKKGIKPKTRESRRNLAFDEQTGEWQRKWGYKALNKKGEDWPIVEVDMEAEKKRKEGTTIRGDGRRERKERVKRNERLMRKNKGIPK, encoded by the coding sequence ATGTCGCTCCCAAACTCTAAGCCAAAGCTGCCCGTCGCAGTCGAAAAGCCTACACCATACACTTTCGACCTTGGCCATCTCCTCGCAGAGGACCCCAACCCAGTGACCCTCGACCGCGAGAACCTCGAGCAGTCCCTCGCCGAACTTGCCCGTGACGGCGCCCagtctctcatcaaccagtTTCTCACCACATGCCCTCTCAGCTCTACCGCCGAGGGTGTTCTGCTCACCCTCCCAGCGCCAAGCACCCGTCTCCCCCGTGAGAAGCCCGTCCCTCAGGCCAAGGCCCCTACCAAGTGGGAGCGATTcgccgccaagaagggaaTCAAGCCCAAGACACGCGAGTCACGCCGCAACCTTGCCTTCGACGAGCAGACCGGCGAGTGGCAGCGCAAGTGGGGATACAAGGccctgaacaagaagggCGAGGACTGGCCCATTGTCGAGGTCGACATGGAAgccgaaaagaagagaaaggagggCACCACCATCCGTGGCGATGGCCGAAGAGAACGCAAGGAGAGGGTCAAGCGCAACGAACGCTTGATGCGCAAGAACAAAGGTATTCCCAAATAA